The Cystobacter fuscus DSM 2262 region GATTCAGCAGGACCTCGGCCAGGGGCTCACCGGAGATGCGCGACTCGTCGATGGTCTCCAGGCGCCCTCCATTGGGGAGCGCCATCAAGATATCGAACAAGGACGCATCGAAAGAGGGATGAAAGAACTGAAGCACGCGAGCGTCCGGCCCCAGCGTGCCGAGGTAGTCGCGCTGGGCGTGGATGAGATTGGCGACGCCACGATGCTCGGTCATGACGAGCTTGGGCTCACCGGTCGAGCCGGAGGTGCAGATGATGTACGCGAGGTCTTCCGGTGCGAGTATGACCTCCTCGGGTCCTGGCGCGACAGCAGGGGACGCCTCTGCGAGGTCGAGGAAGGGCAGGCCTGGAACGGCGCTGTCACGTGACAGTCCGGCCACGAGCCTGGCCCCGGCCCGCTGGATGATGTCTTGCCGCCAGGAGGGCGGATGTGCGGGGGCCAGCGGAAGGTAGGCCGCGCCGACCCGCCAGACGGCAAGCACGAGCTCGATGAAGGAGGGGCCTCGATCCAGGACGAGCGCGACCACATCTCCACGCCCCAGCCCATGTGCCCGGAGCCTTTCAGCCAGGGCCTGCGTGCGCGACCGCAGCTGTGCGTAGGTCACCTCGACGGAGGCGTTCGAGAGCGCGATGCGCTCGCCATGCAGTTGTGACTGCTCGTCAATCCAGTCCACCGCCGACCGCCAGGGATCCGGGGCGCCCCTGCCCTCGCGCACGGAGGCCTCCGTTCGCTTTTCGTTCGGGCTCGCTTCAGGGGCGATCGGCGTGTGGGATTCGAGCGCCCAGGGACTCTTCAGCCGGAGGCTGGTGAGCAGACGCTCGTATTCTGTTCCTGTAACCAGGAAGGGCGGTGGGGTGGAAGGCAACGATGTCTCCTGGGGGTAATCTGGAGCGCGACTGCCGCGGCGAGCATCGACCCGGCGGTCTGGTTGGCGCGGACCGTAGCACGCGGGCTCTGACCGGCGCCGAGCGTGTGGCTCGGGCAGAGGTCTACAGCCCTCTCGTCACGGTTCTTGCGCATGAGAGGATGGGGGCCCTGTTGAGGGTTGAGGGACTTGCAGGCGGGCCTGTCCAACGGCTGCAACTGCGTTACCACGCCGTCCTGCCGGCGGTAGCGCCGCGTCCCGAGGCGGCGCCTTACGTCCGGGTAATCGACACGCCGCCGTCCACCAGCGTCGCCGTGCCCGTGACGAAGGAGGCGTCATCGGAGGCCAGGAACAGCACCGCCCGGGCCAGCTCCTCGGGCGTGCCCACCCGCTTCAGCGCGTGCAGCCCGGTGACGAACGTCTTCGCCTCGGGCGTGGCGTTCGCCGCCTGGTACATCGGCGTCTCGACCGCGCCCGGCAACACCGCGTTCACCCGCACGCCACGCGGTCCGTACTCGGCGGCCAGCGCCTGCGTCAGGCCAATCAGCCCGGACTTGCTGGCGGAGTAGGCGGCAGTGCCGTGGAAGGCGAAGCTGTACCCGACGAAAGTCGAAGTGAAGATGATGGAGCCCGCGCCCTGCTTCACCATCGGCCCGAGCTGGTGCTTGGCGCCCAGGAAGGCGGCGGTCAGGTTCACCGCCAGCGCGTCGCTG contains the following coding sequences:
- a CDS encoding SDR family oxidoreductase, with product MERLNGKVAIITGASAGIGRATAKLFAAEGAKVVVGARRKEELDALVAEIAAAGGEAVALAGDVRSEDYARALVALALQRFDKLDIAFNNAGVLGEGGPSTEVSEKGFSDALAVNLTAAFLGAKHQLGPMVKQGAGSIIFTSTFVGYSFAFHGTAAYSASKSGLIGLTQALAAEYGPRGVRVNAVLPGAVETPMYQAANATPEAKTFVTGLHALKRVGTPEELARAVLFLASDDASFVTGTATLVDGGVSITRT